The sequence below is a genomic window from Candidatus Babeliales bacterium.
TCTAATTTTCCGTTAAGAAGATTTTTATGAGTTCGAACTTGACCAATTAACTAGCCTACCAGAAACGCTTTTTTGCGAAAGCTCTGCCTGACGAAGATTTTAAATACTATTCAAAAGCGATTGCTTTTGCTTCTATTCTAAAAGCTAGGCACAATTCTAATTGCCAAGGTTTATATTTTGCTGTGTGAATCGACTTGCCGTAGTTGTGTTCAGCAAGGCGTTGCTTAAGATTTGTTGTG
It includes:
- a CDS encoding GIY-YIG nuclease family protein gives rise to the protein MYYVYLLRSELYPEMIYTGYTTNLKQRLAEHNYGKSIHTAKYKPWQLELCLAFRIEAKAIAFE